A window of the Dunckerocampus dactyliophorus isolate RoL2022-P2 chromosome 21, RoL_Ddac_1.1, whole genome shotgun sequence genome harbors these coding sequences:
- the LOC129174290 gene encoding cadherin-6-like isoform X1 — protein sequence METVCVLMVLWAAAAQLGSPAAGLRPPRRTTLGHKGSSGLTGQDANGVPLRRSKRGWMWNQFFLLEEYTGTDMQYVGKLHSDSDREDGSVRYVLTGEGAGTLFKIDEKSGDIHATKRLDREEKAYYVLRAKAVNRFTNEALEGESEFIIKIHDINDNEPRFTKDPYLARVPEMADIGTPVIQVTALDADDATYGNSAKVVYSILEGQPYFSVDPETGVIKTALPGMDREVKEKYLVVIQAKDMAGQMGGLSGTTTVSITLSDVNDNPPRFTKTLYEFKVPESTALGSAVGAIRAVDSDIEENAEMDYRIIGSDGPGMFDISTNRSTQEGIIVLRKPLDFERKRQYSLRVQVENVHVSPRFFSAGPFRDEASIKITVEDVDEPPMFERASYVMEVKEDATPNTIIGSVSASDPDIKRSPVRYSIDRRTDMDRVFDVHAVNGSVFLLRELDREENAWHNISVIASEFNNLRQISRVPVHIRVLDINDNAPTFATNYETFVCENAKANQRIQTVSATDPDEPLGGHRFFFSLAQEAAGKANFSVRDNRDNTAWILTRRNSYSSLLKSVYHVPVVISDGGMPVRSSTNTLTVRVCTCDREGNMKLCNAEALTAKAGLSTGALVAILLCVMILLMIVVLFAALRRQRKKEPLIISKEDVRDNVVSYNDEGGGEEDTQAFDIGTLRNPEAIEDAKQRRDILPEAYYPTARRPAPPSARDNNGDVRDFINQRIQDNDSDPTAPPYDSLATYAYEGSGSVAESLSSLGSATTEGEHDYNYLSEWGPRFKKLADMYGADDSDGDS from the exons CTGCACTCTGACTCCGACCGTGAGGACGGAAGCGTGCGCTACGTGCTGACGGGCGAAGGCGCCGGGACGCTGTTCAAGATAGATGAGAAGTCGGGCGACATCCACGCCACCAAGCGTCTGGACCGGGAGGAGAAGGCGTACTACGTGCTGCGCGCCAAAGCCGTCAACCGCTTCACCAACGAGGCGCTGGAGGGCGAGTCGGAGTTCATCATCAAGATCCACGACATCAACGACAACGAGCCGCGCTTCACCAAGGACCCTTACCTGGCCAGGGTGCCCGAGATGGCAGACATCG GCACCCCCGTCATCCAGGTGACAGCTTTAGACGCGGATGACGCCACCTACGGGAACAGCGCCAAGGTGGTCTACAGTATCCTGGAGGGCCAGCCTTACTTCTCTGTGGACCCAGAAACAG GTGTGATCAAGACAGCCCTGCCTGGCATGGACCGGGAGGTCAAGGAGAAGTACCTGGTGGTCATCCAGGCTAAAGACATGGCCGGACAGATGGGGGGCCTCTCAGGGACCACCACCGTCAGCATCACGCTCTCAGACGTCAACGACAACCCGCCGCGCTTCACCAAGA CGCTTTATGAGTTCAAGGTTCCCGAGTCCACCGCACTGGGCTCGGCGGTGGGAGCGATACGTGCCGTGGACAGCGACATTGAGGAGAACGCGGAGATGGACTACAGGATCATTGGCAGCGACGGGCCCGGAATGTTTGACATCTCTACCAATAGGAGCACACAGGAGGGCATCATCGTGCTCAGAAAG CCGCTGGACTTTGAAAGGAAGCGCCAGTACAGCCTACGCGTGCAGGTGGAGAACGTCCACGTCAGCCCGCGCTTCTTCTCGGCAGGGCCCTTCAGGGACGAGGCGTCCATCAAGATCACGGTAGAGGATGTGGACGAGCCGCCCATGTTTGAGCGAGCCAGCTACGTCATGGAGGTCAAAGAGGACGCCACGCCCAACACCATCATCGGGTCGGTCAGCGCCTCTGACCCCGACATCAAACGCAGTCCTGTCAG GTATTCCATCGACCGGCGTACCGACATGGACCGAGTGTTTGATGTCCACGCCGTCAACGGCTCCGTCTTCCTCCTCAGGGAGCTGGACCGCGAGGAGAACGCCTGGCACAACATCTCTGTCATCGCCTCAGAGTTCA ACAACCTGCGACAGATCAGCCGTGTACCCGTCCACATCAGAGTGCTGGACATCAATGACAACGCACCCACCTTTGCCACCAACTATGAGACGTTCGTGTGCGAGAACGCCAAGGCCAATCAG AGGATCCAAACAGTGAGCGCCACAGACCCAGACGAGCCTCTAGGAGGACATCGCTTCTTCTTCAGCCTGGCCCAGGAGGCTGCCGGCAAGGCCAACTTCTCGGTCCGCGACAACAGAG ACAACACGGCATGGATCCTGACGCGGAGGAACAGCTACAGCAGCCTCCTGAAGAGTGTCTACCACGTGCCCGTGGTCATCTCGGACGGCGGCATGCCCGTGCGGAGCAGCACCAACACGCTCACCGTCAGGGTGTGCACGTGTGACCGCGAGGGCAACATGAAGCTGTGCAACGCCGAGGCGCTGACAGCCAAAGCGGGACTGAGCACGGGTGCGCTGGTGGCCATCTTGCTGTGCGTCATGATCCTTCTGA TGATCGTGGTTCTGTTTGCTGCCCTGAGGAGGCAGCGCAAGAAAGAGCCTCTGATCATCTCCAAAGAGGACGTGCGGGACAACGTGGTCAGCTACAACGATGAGGGCGGTGGTGAGGAGGACACCCAGGCCTTTGACATCGGCACGCTGCGCAACCCCGAGGCCATTGAGGACGCCAAACAGCGGCGGGACATCCTCCCTGAGGCCTACTACCCCACAGCCCGGCGGCCCGCGCCCCCCTCCGCTCGGGACAACAACGGTGACGTGAGGGACTTCATCAACCAGCGGATCCAGGACAACGACAGCGACCCCACGGCGCCGCCCTATGACTCACTGGCCACCTACGCCTACGAGGGCAGCGGCTCCGTGGCCGAGTCGCTCAGCTCGCTGGGGTCGGCCACGACCGAGGGAGAGCACGACTACAACTACCTGAGTGAGTGGGGGCCGCGCTTTAAGAAACTGGCAGACATGTACGGTGCTGACGACAGTGACGGGGATTCTTAA